The Lycium barbarum isolate Lr01 chromosome 9, ASM1917538v2, whole genome shotgun sequence genome has a segment encoding these proteins:
- the LOC132611971 gene encoding uncharacterized protein LOC132611971: protein MLEELTKRVESSEKKIEANDKKVENYNSRVDQIPGAPPVLKGLDSKKFVQMPFPPSAAPMKIPKRFRMPDIPKYNGTTDPNEHVTAYTCAIKGNDLVDDERESVLLKKFGETLSKGAMIWYHNLPEHSIDSFGMLVDAFVKAHTEAIKVETRKSDLFNVKQRDDETLREFVARFQIERMDLPPVTDDWVVQAFTQGLNSRSSITYMELKQNLIEYPAIAWANVHNRYQSKITVEDNKILRAASVSWHSDKGSDHSRRVIDRDSRSSYDRYQPYPLDRRGNGRNIESGKNDRRNDRGKNSRSLVNRNAVDRAPGNREIPRLSEYNFCVDVATIAAAVIRNKETRHLRPIQSDPEKKDKSLICKYHHTHDHQTEDCRQLREEVARLFNLGHL from the coding sequence ATGCTTGAAGAATTGACCAAACGGGTCGAGTCCAGTGAAAAGAAGATAGAGGCGAACGACAAGAAGGTGGAGAACTACAACTCGAGGGTCGATCAGATTCCGGGGGCTCCACCAGTGTTGAAGGGACTGGATTCGAAAAAGTTTGTTCAAATGCCATTTCCGCCGAGTGCGGCACCGATGAAAATCCCCAAGAGATTTCGCATGCCCGATATCCCAAAGTACAATGGGACAACGGACCCAAATGAGCATGTGACTGCGTATACGTGCGCTATTAAGGGCAATGATCTCGTCGATGACGAAAGGGAATCAGTACTACTTAAGAAATTTGGGGAGACTCTGTCAAAAGGGGCTATGATTTGGTATCATAACTTGCCCGAGCACTCGATTGATTCATTTGGCATGCTCGTTGATGCTTTCGTTAAGGCCCATACCGAGGCCATCAAGGTCGAAACTCGAAAATCGGACTTGTTCAACGTTAAGCAACGAGATGACGAGACCCTTCGCGAGTTTGTGGCTCGATTTCAAATAGAGCGCATGGACTTACCTCCAGTTACTGACGATTGGGTCGTTCAGGCTTTCACCCAAGGGCTCAACTCGAGGAGCTCGATCACATATATGGAGCTAAAACAAAACCTGATAGAATACCCGGCGATCGCCTGGGCTAATGTACACAACAGGTATCAGTCGAAGATCACGGTCGAAGATAATAAGATTTTGAGGGCTGCTTCAGTATCATGGCATTCCGATAAAGGGAGTGATCATTCAAGGAGAGTGATAGATCGGGATTCCAGATCGTCATATGATAGGTACCAGCCTTACCCGCTCGATCGAAGGGGGAACGGGCGTAACATCGAATCAGGCAAGAATGATAGGAGAAACGATCGAGGCAAAAATAGTCGTAGTTTGGTAAACAGAAATGCTGTCGATAGAGCTCCGGGAAATAGAGAAATTCCAAGGTTATCCGAGTACAACTTTTGCGTCGATGTAGCAACCATAGCGGCGGCCGTTATCCGAAACAAAGAAACGAGACATCTGAGGCCAATCCAATCTGACCCGGAGAAGAAGGATAAAAGTCTTATTTGTAAGTATCATCATACTCACGACCATCAAACCGAGGATTGTCGACAGCTGAGAGAGGAGGTCGCCCGTCTGTTCAATTTGGGGCATCTTTGA
- the LOC132608962 gene encoding DEAD-box ATP-dependent RNA helicase 3, chloroplastic gives MACSSSIIGVSSIYQTNPSLELSRRPPLSLLPLSNELKKSHFHVRLRHVVSSAVVTANSSVLSEEAFKGIGGFGKDSLNVSESEYDDDESEVEDDESNEDELAVSKLGLPNRLVDALQKRGITQLFPIQRAVLVPALEGRDIIARAKTGTGKTLAFGIPVLKKLSGDEEMRNNQRRGRLPKVLVLAPTRELANQVEKEMRESAPYLNTVCIYGGVSYATQQNALSRGVDVVVGTPGRLIDLINNSSLKLGEVEYLVLDEADQMLAVGFEEDVEVILETLPPQRQSMLFSATMPGWVKKLSRKHLNNPLTIDLVGDQEEKLAEGIKLYALSTTTTSKRSILSDLVTVYAKGGKTIVFTQTKRDADEVSMALSNSISSEALHGDISQHQRERTLNGFRQGKFTVLVATDVASRGLDIPNVDLVIHYELPNDPETFVHRSGRTGRAGKEGTAILMYTGNQRRTVRSLERDVGCKFEFVSPPSVKEVLESSAEHVVATLNGVHPESVEYFTPTAQQLMEQQGVNALAAALALLGGFSKPPSSRSLITHEQGWTTLQLTRDSVNSRGFLSARSVTGFLSDVYSPAADEIGKIHLIADERVQGAIFDLPEEIAADLLNQELPPGNTISKISKLPALQDDGPASDFYGKFSSRDTRGTRGGFRDRRGRNSRGSSGGRFSDNDADNWGNDFRPRGGRTRGGGSDWLISGDRRSSRSLSGGSRDRSFGGACFNCGRSGHRASECPTKRDY, from the exons ATGGCTTGTTCATCTTCCATTATAGGAGTTTCCTCCATATACCAAACTAACCCTTCACTCGAACTTTCTCGAAGACCACCTTTATCTCTTCTTCCTTTGTCCAATGAATTAAAAAAATCCCATTTTCATGTTCGTCTGAGACATGTTGTCTCTTCTGCTGTTGTAACTGCAAATTCATCAGTGCTTAGTGAAGAAGCGTTTAAAGGAATTGGGGGTTTCGGGAAGGATTCTTTGAATGTTAGTGAAAgtgaatatgatgatgatgagtctgagGTTGAGGATGATGAGTCGAATGAAGATGAACTTGCTGTTTCTAAACTTGGTTTACCCAATAGACTTGTTGACGCTCTTCAAAAACGTGGAATTACTCAGCTTTTTCCTATTCAG AGAGCTGTTCTAGTGCCGGCACTGGAGGGTCGGGATATAATTGCTCGTGCAAAGACAGGGACAGGGAAGACACTTGCCTTTGGTATTCCAGTATTAAAAAAGCTTAGTGGAGATGAGGAAATGAGAAATAATCAGAG ACGCGGACGGCTTCCCAAAGTTTTGGTACTTGCACCTACTCGAGAGTTAGCCAATCAAGTAGAGAAGGAAATGAGGGAGTCGGCACCATACTTGAACACTGTTTGCATATACGGAGGCGTTTCTTATGCTACACAGCAAAATGCACTTTCCCGTggggttgatgttgttgttggaaCTCCAGGTAGACTTATTGACCTGATAAACAATAGCAGCTTGAAACTGGGGGAGGTGGAATATTTGGTCCTCGACGAGGCTGATCAAATGCTCGCAGTTGGATTTGAGGAAGATGTGGAAGTTATTTTGGAAACACTTCCACCACAGAGGCAGAGCATGCTTTTCTCAGCCACCATGCCTGGCTGGGTAAAGAAACTGTCTAGGAAGCATTTGAACAATCCTTTGACAATTGACTTG GTTGGTGATCAAGAGGAAAAGCTGGCAGAGGGGATCAAACTTTATGCTctatcaactacaacaacatctAAACGATCCATACTCAGTGATCTTGTTACA GTTTATGCAAAGGGTGGAAAGACAATTGTTTTCACACAGACAAAACGAGATGCTGATGAGGTCTCGATGGCATTATCAAACAGCATTTCTTCTGAGGCACTGCATGGCGACATTTCTCAACATCAGAGAGAAAGAACACTAAATGGATTTAGGCAAGGAAAATTCACTGTGCTAGTTGCGACTGACGTTGCATCTCGTGGTCTTGATATACCGAATGTTGACTTA GTAATCCATTATGAACTACCCAATGATCCAGAGACTTTCGTTCATCGCTCTGGTCGAACAGGCCGTGCTGGAAAAGAAGGCACTGCTATTCTGATGTACACAGGTAACCAAAGGCGAACTGTCAGATCTCTTGAACGTGATGTTGGGTGCAAATTTGAGTTCGTTAGTCCTCCATCTGTCAAAGAGGTTTTGGAGTCATCAGCTGAGCATGTGGTGGCTACACTTAATGGAGTTCATCCCGAATCAGTTGAGTACTTCACTCCAACTGCACAACAGTTGATGGAGCAACAAGGAGTAAATGCCCTTGCTGCTGCGCTTGCTCTTTTGGGTGGGTTTTCCAAACCTCCATCTTCTCGATCTCTAATAACTCATGAACAG GGATGGACTACATTGCAGCTGACACGTGATTCTGTAAATTCCCGAGGATTCCTGTCAGCAAGATCTGTTACTGGTTTCCTCTCTGATGTTTATTCACCAGCTGCCGATGAAATTGGCAAAATTCACCTAATTGCAGATGAAAGG GTTCAGGGGGCCATATTTGATCTTCCTGAGGAGATTGCAGCAGATCTACTAAATCAAGAGTTACCACCTGGAAATACTATTTCCAAGATTAGCAAG TTACCTGCTTTACAAGATGATGGGCCAGCTAGTGATTTCTATGGGAAGTTTTCAAGCAGGGATACTAGGGGGACACGAGGAGGTTTTAGAGACCGTAGAGGCAGAAATTCCCGGGGTTCGTCTGGTGGTCGTTTCTCTGATAATGATGCTGATAATTGGGGGAATGACTTTCGGCCGCGAGGTGGCCGCACAAGAGGGGGCGGAAGTGATTGGCTCATCAGTGGTGATAGGCGCTCTAGCAGGTCTTTATCCGGAGGAAGCAGAGACAG ATCCTTTGGTGGTGCATGTTTCAATTGTGGGCGCAGTGGTCACCGAGCATCTGAATGCCCGACCAAAAGGGACTACTAG
- the LOC132611972 gene encoding uncharacterized protein LOC132611972 produces MESHRDLPTKAISFCLLPSELIQYIILQLALPEIIRLKSVNKSIFSIISDRDFIRDYNHQSSSATWLFLYKKRWRREAVLYGFADSSNRWFNILIADLLKQVVPPGEDVYFLTAAGNIFLFALNNRQEVISVDIMTRMVKKIPPSPLGPRGTSSWRRSGMKLLSNNSEHFRFFFAELHESHPTLFEYDSRVERWKFTQAIEITQGQDMRGDFIFLSASNGRNGSVIIGVRPQCNSSTPVVIRPTFIPRGNDEDRLAVGFSWGNAIDLLHVYGDGNMMTIRSDKVNKTIRKIKGIELWGLSTNGRYWEFVSMVPNELIDKISKPYGAMMGCMQKTQCITRAILMTNLEGTWETIWLSYDKKDYQWAWLPLPDCNMKGSNLAGVTFSSGLTLS; encoded by the coding sequence ATGGAAAGTCATAGGGATTTGCCCACAAAAGCCATCAGTTTTTGTTTACTTCCATCAGAGCTCATCCAATATATAATCCTTCAGCTTGCCTTGCCAGAAATTATCCGATTGAAATCTGTCAATAAGTCCATTTTCTCTATTATTTCTGATCGTGATTTCATTCGCGACTACAATCATCAATCAAGCTCTGCCACGTGGCTATTCCTCTACAAGAAAAGGTGGCGTCGCGAAGCCGTACTTTACGGCTTCGCAGATAGTTCCAACAGGTGGTTCAACATATTGATTGCTGATTTGTTGAAACAAGTGGTTCCACCAGGTGAAGATGTCTACTTTTTGACTGCAGCTGGTAATATATTCCTTTTTGCTTTGAATAACAGACAGGAAGTTATTTCAGTTGATATTATGACTAGGATGGTCAAAAAGATCCCTCCAAGTCCATTAGGTCCACGTGGTACATCTTCGTGGCGAAGATCCGGTATGAAATTACTGTCTAATAATTCCGAgcattttcgatttttttttgctGAATTACATGAAAGTCATCCAACTTTATTCGAGTATGATTCAAGAGTTGAGAGATGGAAATTTACCCAGGCAATAGAGATTACCCAAGGCCAAGACATGCGAGGTGATTTTATTTTCCTTAGTGCATCTAATGGACGAAATGGAAGTGTTATCATAGGCGTGCGACCTCAATGCAACAGCAGTACTCCAGTTGTTATCCGACCAACATTCATCCCACGAGGGAACGACGAAGACAGATTAGCCGTTGGATTTAGTTGGGGGAATGCCATCGATCTATTACACGTGTACGGTGATGGAAATATGATGACTATTAGATCGGACAAAGTGAATAAAACAATTAGAAAGATTAAGGGAATAGAGTTATGGGGGTTGAGCACAAATGGGAGGTATTGGGAATTCGTATCAATGGTGCCAAATGAGTTAATTGATAAAATAAGCAAGCCATATGGTGCTATGATGGGGTGTATGCAAAAAACTCAATGCATAACAAGGGCAATTTTGATGACCAATCTTGAGGGTACATGGGAAACAATTTGGTTAAGCTATGACAAAAAGGACTACCAGTGGGCGTGGCTTCCATTACCTGATTGCAACATGAAGGGCTCAAACTTGGCTGGAGTCACATTCTCCTCTGGTTTAACCTTGTCCTAG